Genomic segment of Candoia aspera isolate rCanAsp1 chromosome 2, rCanAsp1.hap2, whole genome shotgun sequence:
TCTTTTAAATTCTGATGAGTTTACCACTAATGTTATTGAACAATGCTTTGGCATGCAAacactcgtgtgtgtgtgtgccaaagagagagagaattaactGATCTGAATCCAGATAtactcttgatcaggggttccctATTGTAACTATAGTACTTGTATATCTGACTTGAATTATTCCCATTGTCAGagacaaaaaaatcaagagaagcCCCTAGTGTATATTCAACACTATCAGCATAATTAACTTTTAAGGAGATTGCAAGGATAAGTTCACCAAATCTGTGATATTTCAGCAACTTTGTCACCAAGATATTACCCAATCTCATATAAGAATGCAGAAATCTTGGTAATTCTCATAGAAAATCTCCTAAGATGTCAGGCAAGAATGCTGAAATATCAGAaatagactacaggtagtcctcacttaacaaccattcatttagtgatggtttggacttacaacggtgttgaaaaaaatgacttacgaccggttctcatgcttatgactgtcgcagcatccccacggccacgtgatcacgatttgggcgcttggcaactggttcgcatttatgaccattgcagtgtcctgtgatcatgtgactgccattttctaccttcccggccaacttctggcaagcaaaatcaacagggagccacgtgattcacttaacgaccatgtggtttgcttaacgaccactgcagaaaaggtcataaaaccaggtcggattcacttaatgaccacttcgcttagcaaccaaaattttggacccaattgtggtcattaagtcaggactacctgtatttctttatatatacacacacaaacagagacaTGTTTGTTTAGATTCTGCAAACACCATCTGGGGGTTACAAAGACATCCTGTTACACGTAGgcactctatggcagtgtttctcaaacttgggaactttaaaatgtgtggacttcaactcccagaattctccaggctggctggggaattctgggagttgaagtccacacttcgtcaagttcccaaggttgagaaacactgctctatggtaTATAATGTCTACATATCTCAAACTCCAGGAGCAGCATCTATTTTGCAGTTCGGTACCTGTGTCCGAGGCAGAGCACTCTCAGCAGGCAAAAGAAAGGGTTCTCCAAGAACTGTTCCCACCCGAGAAGAATACACATGATCCCCGAGCGCCGGGCTCAGGATCAGCGTCAGGTGCACCAGGAGCTGGTTCCGAAAGGCTGccaaaagaaggaggaggacacCTAGAGCTGGCTACTCCCACCAAGAGAGATCAGCCACCCCTCCCGTGGTTTAGCTTGGCTTTCTAAGCCTTTTTTAATGATTTAGCACAGAATCGACATACAAAATCCAAGAATAAGGTAAAATAACAATACAACTTCCCGACTGTATTCCCATCCTCTGCCAAAAAATATATTCTacactggggggaaaaaggaCTCAAAAGACCAAGGCTATAactacattttttccccagaatgcaATGTTCAAAGTGTTTGGAAATAGACTAAGAAACAACGAAGTGACAGAATATGGATACAAACAGAGGAAGGAGGACTGGAACAGGTAATTTGGGGTTGAATTGtaagagaaaaggcacagaaatagcattaaaattaaagaaagacAACAGAAGCTAAGAGgtacaggagaaaaacaaaaaacttgccAGAGAAGCCCCATCCCCTACTTAAACGAGGAGATTGTCAAATCCCATTTAGTTCCTGGGGAATCAAGTAAAAATAATAAGTTTCTCTGCAACCACAAGAACCAGAACCTGATTCCAAACTGCACGCTGCAAAGGTTTAACCTGAAGTCAGGAATGCCTGccatttgaaaagaaaagtagatacagatatagataccgacagtaattgggacaaggaactctgttgctaagcaacatggtcataaggTGCaacgtcatgtgactgtgccaacttatgacgacagttccagcagttccagttgccgttAGGCGAATTCTgtgcagttgcagcatcccgcagtcacgtgatcgccatttgcaacctcctgccgctttcccattggctttgcttctcggaagccagcagggaaggttgcaaacggcaATCGTGtgtctgcaggatgctgcaattgtcataattgtgagctggttgccaagcacccaaatcgcaatcatgtgactgcagggatgctatgacagtgcaactatgaggacccattgcaagtacccctcattcagcataacttcgaatggttgctgaacgagtggacgttaaacgaggactacctgcaattgCACTTTTCAGGAGAGTTGAACCGTCTACTTTGGGCTGTTGTCAATCACCCCTTAGGTCAATCACTCCTCTGCTCCACAGAGCCTTTGTAACTCACTTGTCACTGGCTGCAGCTGCAACAAGGCACAGCCTTCATTTGAATCTAGCACTTTGTAGTACGTCGCTGTCTTTTTTACCTCCGTTCTTTGGAGGCTCTTACGAGAAGGAGAAGCCACCGGCACCACCTGTAATCCAGACAAAGGTCAGCATTAGCACACTCTCTGGCCACCTAGTAACACCTAACCAAATCTGTGCCCATGGCAGGTAGTGCAATCCCAGAGAGGCGATCCTGGGATTCTTCTGAATCTGTAACCATTCCTGTCCAAAGCAGCAGCTATAAGCCTTCCAGACTCACAATCTAACAACACCCCTGCTTCCCACTGTTATCCCTGTCCTTACCAGGTCAAAGCCATCAATGTTCACCAGCTTGAGGCCTGTATGAATTTCCCCTTCCATAGCTGCTGGAGTCCTGGTGGTCACAGCACTGCAAAGAGAGGGACATCAGGCAATGCTTTAGGAACAATGGGGAAGGcacatgagaaaaataaaatgtcccTTTAGGGAAGCTTTCCTTAATGGGTGCTCTCCAGATACTCGGACTGCAGCTTTTCCAACTGAGGAAACTAATGATTCCACACTTTCCCTCCATCCCCCAAAcaggaaaacaacagaaaatgttTTCTCACCAGTATGTTGCAACTGGATGTTTTTTACTCTTACACCGAATATAAAAATCTTGGAGATACCGGGTTGTGTTTGGGCAGCTCGACAGCAGAACAAGTCCAGAACATTCCCtagagaaatgcaaagtcttttaaaaaatatccaccCACTCTTTAACAGGAGCTATTAAGAAATCTTATCCAGTGGACAAACTGCTAAGGATTGGTTTGACACCACTCAACTAATTCACAGTAGTGATGGGATCTCAACTCTGGACATTTTCCATTCTAAAATATAGTCTGAGTTTACATCATATCATGAGTCATGGCTTGCTTAATCATGATTCTGGATAAACCATGACTAGCTAGAACATACTAACCAAATCAAACTACATGGTTTAACATAATACATGAACTCACCTATAAGACTGACAGTCTGTATATTTTCCTATTCTACGACTGCCATTCCACTGCTCCTTTATATCTATATTCTGCTCTAGTTACAGACTACATCTGTGTTTTATAAAATGTTAATAGCTCAGTCCCTAAATGGCttctaaaataaagaaatcaaagtaTTGTGGGACAcataaaagacaaaaggaaagggTCATTGTAAACACAAAAATctactaaaaataaaaaccagttaTGATATTCTACTTCAAAAAGCTGCTCCAAAGACAGCTCATTTCGCAGGCAAACAATTCTGGAAGTACCTATTTCTCAGCATGGGCTGAGCTGCATGAAAAATGGACCCAGGTGTGATGCTGAGCAgagtttcttaaccagggttccatggacaccctggggttctgcaagaagccactagtggttccctgggagatcacatttattttaaaaattatttcaaattcgggcaacttcacattaaagagaaaagtttcattccttatttttagtttaagaacagttaatgcatataaacaggcctacacatgaaacaaatgtaataatttttgtaacttctggcctatatttgagcctgaatgtgcaggggttccctgaggcctgaaaaatatttcaagggttcctccagggtcaaaaggttgagaaaggctgctccagagaTTTGCTCAAGAagtgtgtgtatttttattttcacaccagccccttccctctctcctgcaGCAGCACTATGCTGTCAGTGAAATAAATGCTTCAGATTCCAATCAGTTGAGTAGAGAGCAGAGTTAAGAATATGAGAAGCAATTCATACACTTTCACTTGGTTGTCTGTAATTTGGGGTTCTGAAAATCAAGAACTTCAATCAAATCAGCTgctgaatgaaaaaagaaacagatgctTTGAAACTGGAAGCTATTGGAGGGAAATGAGCAACTGAAACTAGCTTTGTAGAAAGCAGAAGGGCCACAGAAATGTTGAGCAATTAGTAACAGTCTTCCCCAACTCTCATCTtccagatttattgagatgacaGTTCGTAGAATTCTCATTTGGCTCAGAACTCTGGGAGTGCTACATGCTACTCCGATGCAATCCAGAGGTCTTCAGGTGGGGAAACTATAGTGATCTGTGAATCCATCATTCTATTTCTTCTGGGTAATTGAACGAGGGACAATTCAGTGCAAAACATCTGTTTGCTGTGAAGACTGCCATCAGAGAATGTAGAAAGGGAGAGCTCTGCAACGGAATGGTGCTAATATTCGCTAGCTGCATGGCTCTACTTTTTTATTGTCTTGAATTATCAATACAAAAACATCAAGTTGTTAGGCTCAGAAGGAACAATCAGAGTTTTTTTTTCACCTATTACTTAGGCATAAATGAAGCAACACACTACTGGTTTCAGCAACCACAAAACTGCTCTCTGAACAATTCCTTTTCATTGCTTAAGTAAAAGCCCAACTCCAGGAAAATCACAATGGCAATTAATCCAGATGTTGAAGCTCTGCACAGTGGACACGGCTGTAATATTCCTGTTTTAATGAGATTTCAGTCATTGCCCTCTTGCTGATTATTTCAAGGCATCGTATGATGGTCTACAAAGAAGCATCATTCTTGAAATTAAGCAGGCCTGGAGGCTAGATCTGGTTAATTTCGTGATGGAAGACTGGTAGTATGTGGATATATTAAATCATGACACCCTAATATATATAGCCTATACTCTATCACTTGTACATTTTCCCCTGGAACTAGGATTTAGCTACTTACTTTTCTGGAGCTTTGATCACCTGGGGATCTTGTGGGAGATTTAGTTTCTGGCTTAGCTGTGGTAGGACAGATTGCAAAGTCAGGTCTTCTGACTTGCCTGTTGGAAGAAGAGAGAGCCTATCAACGTACACATTCTAACCAAATCTCATTGACTACGCATGTAAGAGGTCTTTTCCCATACTGGAAGAGGTCTGCTTGTCCTCCAGATTAAAACTAGTTATCAGTTCCcaatttattttaagagaaaaccTTTTAGCCTCCCATTTCTCCTAAATAATTTGCAGAACACTGCTAAACAGCCAATAGGCAAATGCTTTCATTGATGTATAAACAACATCTCACCACTTCATTTATAAGAAAAGTATCCAAGGCAGCTATCCCATACCCCATCCAACCACAGAACTGCATACCTGTTACAGGGACACCACAAGGTTTATTAAGGGCCACAAGTGTACCTGAAACACAAAATTGCAAGGACAAGTGGCAATGCGTTCAAAACAATTCCAGAACATGCTTACAGACTCCTCCACAATTCA
This window contains:
- the RPUSD3 gene encoding mitochondrial mRNA pseudouridine synthase RPUSD3 isoform X1; the protein is MFRAVLRHLVCARGRSRARFSTPPAWYHLLKQKKLEKSMREIPNKTSLLKPLKSLEPKSLLKLLEASIVHADGTLVALNKPCGVPVTGKSEDLTLQSVLPQLSQKLNLPQDPQVIKAPEKECSGLVLLSSCPNTTRYLQDFYIRCKSKKHPVATYCAVTTRTPAAMEGEIHTGLKLVNIDGFDLVVPVASPSRKSLQRTEVKKTATYYKVLDSNEGCALLQLQPVTTFRNQLLVHLTLILSPALGDHVYSSRVGTVLGEPFLLPAESALPRTQVLEEHLMKKLQVQQQVMFRLQLHLHLHQLVLPDDCCSSRTILVAPPPPLFRQTLHNLGLNLPPERNKQ
- the RPUSD3 gene encoding mitochondrial mRNA pseudouridine synthase RPUSD3 isoform X2; the protein is MRGRQQLNRYHLLKQKKLEKSMREIPNKTSLLKPLKSLEPKSLLKLLEASIVHADGTLVALNKPCGVPVTGKSEDLTLQSVLPQLSQKLNLPQDPQVIKAPEKECSGLVLLSSCPNTTRYLQDFYIRCKSKKHPVATYCAVTTRTPAAMEGEIHTGLKLVNIDGFDLVVPVASPSRKSLQRTEVKKTATYYKVLDSNEGCALLQLQPVTTFRNQLLVHLTLILSPALGDHVYSSRVGTVLGEPFLLPAESALPRTQVLEEHLMKKLQVQQQVMFRLQLHLHLHQLVLPDDCCSSRTILVAPPPPLFRQTLHNLGLNLPPERNKQ